In Methanofollis aquaemaris, the genomic window AAACTCTGTGACGCCTGCAAGGTCTGTACCGAGGCCTGCCCCGAAGAGGCGATCACCGTCACCCGCGAGGTCGAGACCAAGAAGCTCCCCGGCAAGGTCAACATCATCGAGGATGACTGCTGCACCTGCCGCTGGTGTGCGGAGAACTGTCCGACCGAAGCGATCACCGTCGAGAAGATCTTCGAGGGTGAGATCGAGTTCCACGCCGAGAAGTGCCCTGGCGGCTGCTCGACCTGTGCCGAGATCTGCCCGGCCCACGCGATCTATCTCCCCTCCCCTGCACCCGCAGCCGAGATGAAGGGCGAGAAGGAAGCAAACATCGCGGTTAACAAGGATCTCTGTATCCTCTGTGGCGCATGTGTCAACGCCTGCCCCGGTGAAGACATCATCGTCCTGAAGCGGACCGGCGTCCGCATGAAGGGCAAGGAGACAGACCTGTTCAACAAGATCAAGGCAAAGCTCTTCACCCCGCGGACCTCCAGGGTCAAGGAAGGCGTCGCACCCGGCGAAGTAGAGCTCAAGGTTCTTGAAAACGCGTGAGGTAGTGACATGGCAAAAGGATATAATGACCCTGCAATGGAAGAGAAGTTCCAGGACAGGTATTTCCACGCTACAACGGAAAGCAACCCCGAATTTATCAAGGAAGTAGAGCGCCTCGGCCGTACCCCGGCACACATGTGCTTCCAGTGCGGTACCTGCACCGGTTCCTGTCCCTCGGCCCCCCGGTCGAGCTACCGGATCAGGAAGTTCATGCGCCGCGCAGTCCTCGGGCTCGAGAGAGAGGCCCTGACCGACCCGGACCTCTGGCTCTGCACCACCTGCTACAGTTGCAGTGACCGGTGCCCGCGTGACATTGCCCCGACCGACGTCATCATGGCAATGCGCAACCTCGCGTTCAAGGAGGACATCGTACCCAGGAACTTCCTCAAGACGATCCAGCTCATCTACAACACTGGTCACGGCGTGCCCAACAACGACGTGAACCGCGCTGCCCGTGTCAAACTGGGTCTTGAGGCCGAGCCTGAAACGACCCACAAGTACCCCGAGTTCATCCCGGGCATCCAGAAGATCCTGGACCACTATCACATGAAAGAAAATGCAGACAGAATCCTCTCAGAGGGTGAGCAGTAAATGCACGAGTATGCGTTTTTCCTCGGGTGCATCGCACCGAACCGTTACCCAGGCTGTGAAGCAGCCGCCATCAGGACGAGCCGGAACGTCGGCATCGAACTTCTCCCACTGAAGGGCGCGAGCTGCTGCCCGGCACCGGGTGCGTTCGGCGCAGTCGACCTCCGCGTCTGGTACGCGATGGCCGCCCGCAACATCTGTCTTGCCGAAGAGATGAACCGCGACATTGCCCTCATCTGCAATGGTTGCTACAAGTCCATCTACGAGGTCAACGAGCGTCTCAAGGAAGACGACGAACTCCGCGACGAAGCCAACGAAGTCCTCGCCGAGATCGACATGGAGTTCAAGGGCTCCATCGACGTCTACCACCTCGCCGAACTCTACTACGACCCCAAGGTCTGCGGTGTCGAGAAGATCCGCGAGTCCGTGGTCAGACCCCTCGACAACACCAAGATCGCAGTCCACTACGGCTGCCACCTCCTCAAGCCACTGAAGGAACGCCGGTTCGACGATTCCGAGAACCCGATGTGGATCGAGGCACTCGTAGAAGCAGTCGGCGCAGAGCCGGTCCAGTACCGCAACAAGATGCAGTGCTGCGGTGCAGGCGGTGGTGTCCGTGGCTTCGACCTGGCCCACTCGCTGGACATCACGAACGAGAAGCTGATCAATATCAACGAGGCAGGGGCCGACGCCCTCACCGAGGTCTGCCCGTTCTGTCAGCTTCAGTTCGACCGCGGCCAGATCGAGATCAAGGAGAAGTTCGGCATCGAATGGGGCATCCCGGTGCTCCACTATAATGAACTGCTGGGCCTTGCCCAGGGAATGAGTCCCCAGGAACTTGCACTTGACCTCCACGCCATAGATTGCAAGCCATTCCTGGACAAGGTTCTGTAAGGGAGGAATATCAATGGCAGAAGAGAAGAAACAACCTAGAATTGGTGTGTTTGTGTGCCACTGCGGTACCAACATCGCCGGCACCATTGACGTGGAGTCAGTCAAGGACTATGCCGCGACCCTCCCGAACGTCATCGTCGCCGATGACTACCAGTATATGTGCTCGACCCCCGGCCAGGCAAAGATCATCGACGCCATCAAGGACCACGACCTGACTGGCATCGTCGTCGCCGCCTGTACGCCCCGTCTGCACGAACCGACCTTCAGAACGGCCACGAAAGAGGGCGGTCTCAACCCGTTCAGGTTCGAGATGGCCAACATCCGTGACCAGAACTCCTGGGTCCACATGCATGACCCTGAAGGCGCCACGGCAAAGGCAAAGGATGCCATCAGGATCGCCGCTGCAAAGGCGTCCCTCCTCGAAGATCTGTACCCCAAGAGCGTGCCGGTCGAGCACGCAGCCATGGTCGTCGGCGCTGGTGTCGGCGGTATTCAGGCCGCACTCGACCTGGCGAACGCCGGGATCAAGACCTACCTTGTCGAGAAGAACCCGACCGTCGGCGGACGCATGTCCCAGCTCGACAAGACCTTCCCGACCCTCGACTGTTCGCAGTGTATCCTCACCCCGAAGATGGTGGACGTAGGACGTCACCCGAACATCGAGCTCCACACCTACACCGAGGTCGAATCAGTCGACGGATATATCGGCAACTTCGACATCACCCTCAGAAAGAAGGCCCGGGGCGTCATGAGCCAGGACGAAGCCACGGCCAAGGGCATCGTCGGCGGCGGCTGCAACGGCTGCGGCGACTGTGCGGCGGCCTGTCCGGTCATCAAGCCCAACCCCTTCGAGTTCGGGATGGCGCCGAGAAAGGCGATCTACATCTTCCACCCGCAGGTCGTGCCTCTGGTCTACACCATCGACTTCGACGCCTGCGTGAAGTGCGGGCTCTGTGTCGAGGCCTGTGGCGAGAAGAAGGCCATCGACCTGGAGATGACGGACACCTTCGAGACCGTCAAGGTCGGCACCGTCATTCTCTCCACCGGGTACGACATGTTCGAGATCGAGAAGAAGCGCGAGTGGGGCTACAAGCAGTTCGACAACGTCATCACCTCGCTCGAGTTCGAGCGCCTCATCTGTGCCTCCGGTCCGACCGGCGGTCACCTGATCCGTCCGTCCGACGGCGAGACCCCGATGAAGGTCGCCTTCGTGCTCTGTGCCGGGTCCCGTGACAACACCGGGGTCGGCAAGCCGTACTGCAGCCGGTTCTGCTGCATGTACTCGCTCAAGCACGCCCACCAGATCATGGAAAAGATCCCGGGCTGTCAGCCATACATCTTCTACATGGACATCAGGTCATTCGGCAAGATGTACGAGGAGTTCTACTACCGTATCCAGAACGAGGGCGCGAAGTTCATCCGCGGCCGTGTCGCCAACGTCCTTGAGGACGCGAAGACGAAGAACCTCCACGTCTATGCTGAGGACACGCTCCTCGGGCGCCCGGTCGATCTCGAGGTCGACATGGTTGTCCTTGCAGCAGCGGTTCAGCCCACCGAGAACATCGACCCTGTCAGGAAGATGTTCGGCGTCTCCTGTTCGCAGGACGGCTGGATGCTTGAGGCTCACCCGAAGCTCAACCCGTGCGGCACCACGACTGCCGGTGTCTTCCTTGCCGGTGTCTGTCAGGGCCCGAAAGATATCCCCGACACAGTCGCCCAGGCCGAGGGTGCGGCATCCGCAGCATCCATCCCGATCCACACGGGTAAGGTCGAGCTCGAACCCTACTTCGCCCAGTGCCTTGAAGAGAAGTGCGCTGGCTGCGGTATGTGCATAAGCCAGTGCCCGTATTCCGCTCTCGACCTCATCGAGAAGGACGGCAAG contains:
- the hdrC gene encoding CoB--CoM heterodisulfide reductase subunit C, with product MAKGYNDPAMEEKFQDRYFHATTESNPEFIKEVERLGRTPAHMCFQCGTCTGSCPSAPRSSYRIRKFMRRAVLGLEREALTDPDLWLCTTCYSCSDRCPRDIAPTDVIMAMRNLAFKEDIVPRNFLKTIQLIYNTGHGVPNNDVNRAARVKLGLEAEPETTHKYPEFIPGIQKILDHYHMKENADRILSEGEQ
- the hdrB gene encoding CoB--CoM heterodisulfide reductase subunit B, with the protein product MHEYAFFLGCIAPNRYPGCEAAAIRTSRNVGIELLPLKGASCCPAPGAFGAVDLRVWYAMAARNICLAEEMNRDIALICNGCYKSIYEVNERLKEDDELRDEANEVLAEIDMEFKGSIDVYHLAELYYDPKVCGVEKIRESVVRPLDNTKIAVHYGCHLLKPLKERRFDDSENPMWIEALVEAVGAEPVQYRNKMQCCGAGGGVRGFDLAHSLDITNEKLININEAGADALTEVCPFCQLQFDRGQIEIKEKFGIEWGIPVLHYNELLGLAQGMSPQELALDLHAIDCKPFLDKVL
- a CDS encoding CoB--CoM heterodisulfide reductase iron-sulfur subunit A family protein, with protein sequence MAEEKKQPRIGVFVCHCGTNIAGTIDVESVKDYAATLPNVIVADDYQYMCSTPGQAKIIDAIKDHDLTGIVVAACTPRLHEPTFRTATKEGGLNPFRFEMANIRDQNSWVHMHDPEGATAKAKDAIRIAAAKASLLEDLYPKSVPVEHAAMVVGAGVGGIQAALDLANAGIKTYLVEKNPTVGGRMSQLDKTFPTLDCSQCILTPKMVDVGRHPNIELHTYTEVESVDGYIGNFDITLRKKARGVMSQDEATAKGIVGGGCNGCGDCAAACPVIKPNPFEFGMAPRKAIYIFHPQVVPLVYTIDFDACVKCGLCVEACGEKKAIDLEMTDTFETVKVGTVILSTGYDMFEIEKKREWGYKQFDNVITSLEFERLICASGPTGGHLIRPSDGETPMKVAFVLCAGSRDNTGVGKPYCSRFCCMYSLKHAHQIMEKIPGCQPYIFYMDIRSFGKMYEEFYYRIQNEGAKFIRGRVANVLEDAKTKNLHVYAEDTLLGRPVDLEVDMVVLAAAVQPTENIDPVRKMFGVSCSQDGWMLEAHPKLNPCGTTTAGVFLAGVCQGPKDIPDTVAQAEGAASAASIPIHTGKVELEPYFAQCLEEKCAGCGMCISQCPYSALDLIEKDGKQVMHVTEAKCKGCGTCGGFCPGGAIYMQHFTTPQIVAQIDAFLLGGEQ